GCAACGGTTGAGGTCGCGTTCGATGACCTTGACCCGGTAGCCGCCCTCGAGCGCCTTCGCCAAGCGCGTGCCGATGTTGCCGCCACCGGCGAAGACCAGGCGTCGGTAGGGGTTGTCGAGGCGGCGCAGCTCCCCCATGACGGCGCGGATGTGCATCGGGGCGGCGATGAAGAAGACCTCGTCGTCGGCCTCGATGACGGTATCGCCGCGCGGTTGGATGCCGTGGTCCTGGCGATAGATGGCCGCCACCCGGGCATCGACGTCCGGCATGTGCTCGTAGAGGGTGCGCAGCTGCTGACCGACCAGCGGCCCGCCGTGATGCGCCTTGACGGCGACCAGGCGCACCCGCCCGCCGGCGAAGTCGAGGACCTGGAGCGAATCCGGGTTCTCGATCAGGCGCAGGATGTAGTCGGTGACGAGCTCCTCGGGACTGATCGGCACGTCGATCGGCAGCGCCTCGTTGCCGAACAGCTTGGGGTAGTCGAGGAAACCGGGCGAGCGTACGCGGGCGATCTTGGTCGGGGTATGAAACAGCGTATAGGCGACCTGACAGGCCACCATGTTGGTCTCGTCGCTGTTGGTGACGGCGATGATCATGTCGGCGTCCTCGGCCCCGGCGCGGATCAGCACATCCGGGTGGGCGCCGTTGCCGAGCACGGTGCTCAGATCGAAACGGTCCTGGAGGGCGCGCAGCAGGTCCGGGTTCTGGTCGACGACCGTGATGTCGTTGGCCTCGTGGACCAGGTTCGCGGCCACCGAGGTGCCGACCTGGCCACCGCCCAGGATGATGATCTTCATCGCAGGCGACCCCCTCGTTCGATCACCGGCCGTGGGGGCGCGACGCCGCTCGGGGCGCGGGCGCGACGGCCGGCCATGTCAGCGGCGCTCCTTGATCTCGATGCCGAGCGAGCGCAGCTTCCGATAGAGATGGGTGCGCTCCATGCCGGCCTCCTTGGCCATCTTGCTGACGTTGGCGGCATGTTTTTCGAGCTGGTACTCGAGGTAGGCCTTCTCGAACAGCTCGCGGGCGTGGCGCAGCGGCTGGTCGAAGGAGACCGCGCCCTCGAGCGGTTGGTTGGGTACGGGCACCGGCGTACCGAGCGCCCCCTCGACCTCGTTCTGCGTCACCTCGTCGCCGGCACCCAGGATCAACACCCGCTGAACCAGATTCTTGAGCTCACGCACATTGCCCGGCCAGGGGTAGTGGCGCAGGAAGTTCTGGGCGCCGACGCTGAAACGGCGGTAGGGCAACTTTTCGTGGGTCGCGAAGTAGTCGACGTAGTAGTTGAGGAGCTCCGGGACGTCCTCGTTGTGCTCGCGCAGCGCCGGGACGTGCAGCGGGACGACGTTGAGGTGGTAGAAGAGGTCCTCACGGAAGCGCTCGGCGCGCACGTCCTCTTCCAGGTTGCGCTGGGTGACGGCGACGATGCGCACCTCGACGCGGACCGGTTCGGAACCGCCGACCCGCAGGAAGGAGCCGGTATCCAGGGCGCCGAGCAGCTGGCCTTGGGCCTCGAGGTCCATGTCGGCGACCTCGTCGAGCAGCAGTGTGCCGCCGGCGGCCTGTTCCAGGGCGCCGTAGTGGATGTGGCCGTCGGCCTCGCTGCCGAAGAGCTCGTAGGCGGCGTTGCCGCGGGTGATCCCGGAGACGCTGAGGTCGACGAACTGCCGCTCGCGCCTGGCGCTTTGGGAATGGAGGTAGCGCGCCAGCGTCTCACGGCCACTGCCGGGTTCGCCGGTGATCAGCACCCAGGTGTCGTGTTGGGCGATGCGCTTGACCTGCTCGCGCAGACGCTGCATGGCGGCGCTGCGCCCGATCGGCTCCGGGACCAGCGGGGCGCGGCGTTTGAGGCCGACGTTCTCGCGCTGGAGCTTGTCGGCCTCCAAGGCGCGTTCGACCGTCAGCAGCAACTTGGCCATCGACAGCGGCTTTTCGAGGAAGTCGTAGGCGCCGAGTCGCGTCGCCTCGACCGCCGTCTCGACGGTGCCGTGGCCCGACATCATGATCACCGGGCAGGGCAGGCCCGAGTCCTCGCTCCATTCCTTGAGCAGACTGATGCCATCTCGATCCGGCATCCAGATGTCGAGCAGAATGAGGTCGGGGCGCCGCTCGCGCAACGAGTGGCGGGCGGCCTCGCCGTTCTCGGCGACGACCACGGCATAGCCCTCGTCCTCGAGGATCTCTTGAATCAGGGCCCGGATGTCGGGCTCGTCATCGACCACCAGGATGTGGGTTGCGCTCATGGTTCTCCGTCGTGGCTGGCGACGCTGGGTTCAGCGTAGGGTCGGTCTGAGAGCCTATGGCTCGTCTTCGTGCCGGGATACAGAATGGGGCTGCGGGTTCGCGCCGCGCCATCATCGGGCACTAGGTGACGATTCAACAACAACCTTGAAAATCCTTTTAGAACTGTGAAACACGCAAAACGGCCGAATAGACGCAGGGGCATTTGCCGTTTTTTCGCGACTTTCGTGTGTTTCGTAGTTTCTTGCCATCCGCGCGTTCGTGTCGGTTGTTTCCGAACCGTTCCTAGGCCTTCTTCTCCTCCTCGGCTGGTTCCCGCCAAGCCGGGAGGCGCGCGATTATACGCGCCCCCGGCAAGAGGTTTTCGGCCCAGATGATACCGCCGTGTTCCTCGATTATCTTCTTGACGATGGCTAGTCCGAGTCCGGTCCCCCGGCTCTTGGTCGTGATATAGGGTTCGAACAGATTTTCCAGGAGGTCGGTGGGGATGCCCGGGCCGTTGTCGGTAACGGTGAGTTCGAGCATGGTCCCGTCGCGCTCCTCGAGGCGTCGGGTGGCGACCAGGATGCACCCGTCACTGTGCTTATCGAGCGCTTCATGGGCATTTTTCACTAAATTGTGTATGACTTGGCGCAGTCGCAATGGGTCGCCCTTGATCTGGGCGTCGCCAGTGGCGAGCTCGGCGCGCAGTGTGACCTTGCCGCCGGCGCCGCGGTAGAGGTCGAGGACGTCGGCGACGAGTTTGTCGAGGGCGAACGGCGTTTGCCGGACCTCGGGTACGCGCGCGTAGTTGGAGAAATCGTTGACCATCAGCTTCATCGCCTCGACCTGCTGGACGATGGTGTGGGTCGCGCGATCGAGGATGTTGGCCTCCTGCTCGGGCAGCTTGCGGAGTAGCTTGTGGCGCATCCGCTCGGTCGAGAGCTGGATCGGTGTCAACGGGTTCTTGATCTCGTGGGCCAGGCGCCGGGCCACCTCGCCCCAGGCGGCGTCGCGCTGGGCCGTGATCAGGGTCGTGATGTCGTCGAAGACGACGACATGGCCGCTCGACTCGCCGTCGGGCTGGCGCAGTGGGCTACCGCGGCACAGCAGTACTTGGCGGCCCTCGCCATTGAAGAGGGTGATCTCGGTGCGCCAATCGCCAACGCCATCCAGGTGCTGGCGCACGGCCTCGGCCCAGGGTGCGAGATCGGGATAACTGTGTTCCAGCTCGCCCGGGGTCGGTGTGGCGTCTTCCGCCAGCGACAGCTTGAGGATCTGATGCGCCGCCGGGTTGGCGGTGCGCAACCGATGGCTGGTGTCGAAGGTGACGACCCCCGAGGAGAGCCGCCCGAGGACGGTCTCCAGGTAGGCGCGTTGGGCCTCGACCGCCTGTTGGCTGCGGTCGGCGGCGTCGCGGGCGCTGGCGATGCGCCGGGTCATCGCGTTGAACGAGGCGACGAGGAACGCCAGTTCGTCGTCGTGGCGTGGCATTGGCAGATGCTGCTCGTAGTCGCCCTCGGCGACGGCGCGGGTGCCGCGGGCGATGTCGGCGATCGGTGCGACCAGCCGCCCGGCGGTGTGGAAGGCCGCGATCAGCGCCGTCATCACGCCGAAGAGCAGGACCAGCGACAGGGTCAGCGAGAAGCTGAGCTTGAGGGAGCGGCGCAGATAGGCGAGCTCCGTGTACCGATTGTAGGCCTCCTCGAGGTGCGTCGAGAGCTCGCTGATGCGCTCCGAGGTCGGGAAGATCGCTTGCAGTTGCAGGGGACGCCCGCCCGGGTCGCTGACCAGCACGCGGATGATCAAATCGTTGTCGCTGCCGCGGTTATCGAGCCCGACGTGATTGGTGCCCTGGCGCACCGCCTGGAGGATTTCGCGTTCCGGATAGGCCGGCACCAACTTGGTCGGGTCTTCGTTGGCGGTGCCGTAGACCTGGCCGGAGGGCCCGAAGACGGTCAGCTCGATCGCCCCGGCCTGGCGGCGCAGCTCGCCAAGGCTGAGGGCCAGGGCCGTGGAGGAGCGATCCTCGATGCCGGCGAGGAGTTGTTCGGTGTACTTGAGCAGGGTGCGCTGGTTGAGATCCAGCGAGGCCTGGCTGAGGGTCAGGGCGTCCTGCATCGCCTGGTCGATTTCGACGTCGAACCAGCTGTCGATGCCGCGCAGCAGGAAGGTCAGCGAAAAATAATAGACGACGCCGACCGGCAGCAGCGAGATCAGGGCGAAGAGCAGGACCAGGCGCCCGGTGAGGCGTGAGCCGGCCGCCTGGCGGCGGTAGCGGCGCACGAGGTGGACGATGTTGACGGCGACGATCAGGACCAGGAGCCCAAGACCGACGAGCACCGCGACCAGCAGCGGCACGAAGAGACGACTGAGCGCCTCGGAGTTCTGCACCGCGTTGCTCATCAGGGTCAGCGCGACGAACAGCGAGACCAGGAGCACCGCGGCCGGCAGGGCTCCGAGTCGCCGCAGCCAATTTAGCGTTCCAGCGGCCACTTGCTCCACTTGCTTTCGAGCTTCCAGGAAGGCTTGAGATAGGCGAGCGGGCGCAGCGGCAGCGGCAGCTCGTCGATGTCGAGGGCGACGTGGACGTGGACCTGGTAGTGCTTGTCCGGGTCGAGCTCGCCTTTCTCGACCAGCCGGAAGCCGCGCAGCGTGCCGAGGGCGGCGAGGGCGGCGTCGCGGGTGACGAAGCTGTTGCCATCGCCGACCGGCTCGTCGATCGAGTAACGCTCCGAGAGCGGTTTGTAGCGGATCGTCTTACGCACGCGCTGGTCGTAGAGGCTCTCCTCCCAGATCCAGGCCCCGTCGCGACGCACCTGCACGTGTAGCTCGAAGGTCAAGGGCACGCCGTTGTCCAAGGCCTCCAGGGCGGTGTCGCTCAGGCCGAAGCCGATGTGCCCATCCATCACGTAGACGCCGTCCTCGAGGCGGATCGATATGTTCTCGACCTGGATCTCGGCGGCGGCGACAGCCAGGCTCAGGGTGGCGAGCCAGATCGCGCAGAGAAAGACCGGCAGGCGAGGGCGGTGCAGCGGTCGGATCATGCTGCGGCCTTGCCGAGCAGGGCGAAATAGAAGCCGTCGGGACCGCGGCGGGTCGGTAGCGTCTGGCGGCCGCGCCGGCGGGCAAGTCCCCAGGTCGCCTCGATCGGCACCTCCATCGCGTCCGGGTGACGGGCCAGGAAGGCCGCGATCTGGTCCTCGTTCTCCTCCGGTAGCAACGAACAGGTGGTGTAGAGCAACCGTCCGCCCGGTTCGAGGAGCGGCCAGACGGCATCGAGGATGCGTGTTTGCTGGCCGGCGAGGGGTCGCAGGTCGCTTGCCCGGCGCAGCCACTTGATATCGGGGTGGCGGCGGATGACGCCCGTCGCCGAGCAGGGCACGTCCAGCAAGATGCGGTCGTAGCGTTGCGTAGCCCAGTCGGGTGGCGATCCCTCGGCGGTCGTTTCCTGGGGCAGCGTACCGGCGTCGGCGGCGACGACGGCCTTGGCCGTGAGGCCCAGCCGCGCTAGGTTTTCGTGCACCCGCGCGAGGCGGATCGGATCCATGTCGATGGCCGTCAGCGCGATCCGGTTGGCGGTGCGCTCGAGGAGGTGGGCGGTCTTGCCGCCGGGGGCGGCACAGGCATCGAGGACCCGCTCGCCGGGGTGGGCGTCGAGCAATTCGGCGGCGAGTTGGGCGCCACTGTCCTGCACGGAGACCAAGCCGGCGGCGAAGCCGGGCAGGCGCGCCACTGGCACGGGGGCGTCGAGCATCAGCGCGGCGGGTGCCCCGGCCACCGGGCGGGCGGTCAGGCCGGCGGCCGCGAGCGTCTCGGCGTACGCCTTGCGGCTCGTTCGCATCCGGTTGACGCGCAACGTCATCGGCGGGGGGGCATTGCTCGCGTCGAGGATTGCCGGCCAATGTTCCGGCCAGGCCCGCGCGAGCTTGTCTTGCAGCCATTGCGGAAACAGCCCGTCGACGCCCGGCTGCCGCGCCGCACGGGCCTCGAGCGAGGCCTGTTCGCGCAGGTAACGGCGCAACAGGGCATTGACGAACCCAGCCGCACGCGGCTTGCCGAGGATGCGGGCGGCGGCGACGGTCGCGGCGACGGCGGCGTGGACCGGTACGCGCATTTCGGCGAGCTGGTAGAGCCCGACGAGGATGAGGGCTGCGATGTCTTGGTCCGCCGCCTGTAACGGGCGATGCATCAGCAGACCGCTCAGCGCCTCGAGGCGGGGCAGGGTGCGGAGGGTGCCGAAGCAGACCTCTTGAACGAGTGCCCGGTCGCGGCCATCGGTGAATGCCGGCAGGTCGGCCAGCGCATCGGTCAACGAGCGGCCGTCGCTGCGCACCGCTTGAACGACGCGCGCCGCGGTGGCGCGGACCTCGGCCCCGGCGGTCGGTGGGACAGCCTGCCCGGTCCGCTCAGCCAAGGCGTTCGTCATTCAGGCTCCGGGCGTTGAGATAGTCGGCGGCGGCCATCGGGCGCTTGCCCGGTGGCTGCAAGCGGGTGATACGCAGCCGGCCCTCGCCGGTGGCTACATCGATGCCGGCCTTGCCGGTCGCAACGACGGTGCCTGGTGCCGCATCGCCCGGGTCGGCGATGACGGTGGCCTCCCAGATACGCAAGGTCGTCGGACCGAGGCGGGTCTCGGCGACCGGCCAGGGGTTGAAGGCGCGGATTTGCCGGTCGATCGCCGGGGCTGGCTGCGTCCAGTCGATCAGGGCCTCTTCTTTGGTCAACTTCTTCGCGTAGGTCGCCAGGTCTGGATCCTGTGGTTGCGGGTGCAGGCTGCCGTCGAGGATCCCGGGCAGTGCGGCCAGCAACGCCTCGGCGCCGAGTTCGGCGAGCCGATCGTGCAGGCTGCCGCCCGTGTCGCGCGGGCCAATCGGTGTCGTGCGGGTCAGGTACATCGGGCCCGTGTCCAGGCCGGCCTCCATTCCCATGATGGTGATCCCGGTCTCGGCGTCGCCGGCGAGCAGTGCACGTTGGATCGGGGCCGCCCCGCGCCAGCGTGGCAGCAGCGACGCGTGGACGTTGATGCAGCCGAGGCGCGGGGTATCGAGTACCGTGGTCGGCAGCAGCAGGCCGTAGGCGGCGACCACCATGAGGTCCGCGGCGAGCCCCGCGAGCGTCGCGACCGCTGCCGGGTCCTTGAGGGTGGCCGGCTGGTAGACCGGCAAGCCATGGGCCAGGGCCGTCTCCTTGACCGGGCTCGCCGCGAGGTGACGGCCTCGACCGGCGGGGCGATCGGGTTGGGTGTAGACGGCGACGACTTGAGCCGGACCTTCGAGCAGCGCCCTCAGGCAGGGGACCGAGAATTCGGGTGTGCCGGCGAAGACGATCTTGGTGTCGGACATGGGGTTTCGATTGAGGCCAAATCCAAACCGGAGCCGCCGCCGCGGCGCGGCCCGGCGATTGCGTGGTCTCGTTGAGTTCTAGAGCGCCCGCCGGCGGGGTTCGACCGGTACCGGGCGTTGCTGGCGTCGCTCCTTTTCCAGCTTCTTGCGAATGCGGTAGCGTTTGAGGCTCGAGATGTAGTCGACGAACAGCTTACCGTCGAGGTGATCGATCTCGTGCTGAATGCAGGTGGCAAGCAACCCCTCCGCCTCGATCTCGAAGGGCTTGCCGTCACGATCGAGTGCCGCGGCACGCACCCAATCGGCGCGTGTCACCGGTTCTAGGAACCCCGGCACCGAGAGGCAGCCTTCCTCCATCTCGGCCTCGCCGCTCTTGGCGAGGATCTGCGGATTGATCAGGCACAGGGGGGCGTTCTTCTCTTCCGATACGTCGATCACGACGATGCGCTGCGGGATGCCGACCTGGATCGCCGCCAGGCCGATGCCGGGGGCGTCGTACATGGTCTCGAGCATGTCGTCGACGATCTGGCGCACGGCGTCGTCGACCGTTGGCACAGGCTTGGCCTTGTTGCGCAGGCGCGAATCGGGAAACGTCAATATATCGAGCTTGGCCATAGGCTTGATCTTGAAGTGGAACCCGGATTGATCTCTGGGCTAATATGGCATAGTACACCCCAGTATGGGGGCGGGTGAATCCTCTTTCGAATAGCCGGAGTGCTTATGGCCGCGAGAGCCCGATCGTACCGGCGAGGAGGGCTCCTCCTCGGTTTGGCGTTGGCCGTCGTCGCGGCTGGGGCCGCTGCCGAAGTGCCGCTCAATCCCAGCCACCCGGCCCGGTACGTCGTGCGCCAAGGCGACACGCTCTGGGATATCGCCGGGCGCTTCCTGCGTGAGCCCTGGCGTTGGGGGGAGATCTGGCAGGCGAATCCCGGTATCGGCGATCCGAATCTGATCTACCCAGGTGACGTCCTCGTATTGACCTACGAAAACGGTGAGCCGCGGATCGCTCGCGAGGGCGGCGGTATGCGCGTCGTCAAGCTGACACCCCGTGTACGGGTCGAGGCGCTCGACCGGGCAGTCCCGGCCATCCCGGCCAATGTCATCGAGCCCTTCCTGACGCGGGCCTATATCCTCGAGAAGTCCGAGATGGACGCCGCGCCCTACGTCGTCGGTTTCCCCGACAAGCACATCGTCGCCGGGCTCGCCGATGCCGTCTACGTGCGGACGATACCGACGGAGGAGGTCGGGAATTTCGACATCATCCGGCCCGGACCGGCCTACACCGATCCAGACACGGGAGAGATCCTCGGTTACGAAGCCGCTTACGTGGCGAACGCCAATCTGGAGCGTCCCGGGGATCCCGCGAAGATGCGGATCGGGCGTTCCGAGATCGAGGTCTCGATCGGCGATCGGTTGATTCCTACTGACGATGCCGAACCCGTGCTTCGGTTCGAGCCGCGGTCGGCCCCGGCCGGGGTGAAGGGACGCATCATCAGCGTCCTGAACGGTGTCACGCAGATCGGCCAGTACAATGTCGTCGTGCTCAATCGAGGCCGCGACGACGGGGTGCTCCCGGGCCATGTCTTCGCCGTGTACCAGGGTGGCGAGGAGCGTCACGATGACGTGAAGGCCGGCCTGGCCGACTGGCGGAATTGGCGAGACGAGACGCCGTTGAGCACCGAGTTCTGGTACGACAAGTACCGTGTGACCGGTTGGCGTCAGGGCCAGCCGGACGAAAATACCCCCTTCCCGCCGCATGTCGAGGTGCGCAAGCCGGTCGCGACCTATGTCTCCCCTTACGAGCGCTCCGGGATCCTGATGGTCTTTCGTTCCTTCCCGCGGGTCAGCTTTGCCCTGGTGATGAGCGCCGAGCGTCCAATGGCCGTGCTCGACAGCGTCGGCGCACCGGAGAGCTGAGCGACGGTGGCCGGCCGGGCGGGTGCGAGCCAGGATCCCCGCTACCCTTGGCTGGTCCTGGCGGCGGCGCCCGGCGTCGGCCCCAAGACGGTGGAGCGCTTGGCGGCGCGGTTCGGCGGTGCCACTCAGATCACCGCCGCGGGTCCCGTCGCGCTGGCCGAGGCCGGCCTTTCGCCGGCGGCCTGCGAGGCCATCATCCAGCCTGATCATGCCGCGCTTGCGGCCTCGCTCGCTTGGGCCGATGGCGACGATGCCCATCTCGTCACCCGCGACGATGGTCGTTACCCGCCGCAGCTCGCCGAGATCGCCGATGCCCCGCTGCTCCTCTACGTGCGCGGCGATGTCACCGCCTTGAGCGATCCGCAAATCGCGATCGTCGGGAGTCGCACACCGACGCCTCAGGGTCGCGAGGCGACCCGCGAGCTCGCCGGCACGCTTGCGGCCCGCGGTCTGACGATCACCAGCGGCCTGGCCGCCGGGGTGGACGGCGCCGCCCACGAGGGTGCCTTGGCGAGCGGACGCACGATTGCCGTTCTCGGCACCGGGCCGGATCTGGTCTATCCGGCCGAGCATCGCGAGCTCGCCCATCGCATCGTCGCGAGCGGCGCGCTGGTCAGCGAGTATCCTCCGGGACTGGGGCCGCGTCCGGCCCACTTCCCACGACGCAACCGCCTGATCGCCGGCCTCAGCTTGGGTGCGCTGGTGACCGAGGCCGCCGAACGCAGCGGCTCGCTGATCACGGCGCGCCTCGCTGCCGAGCAGGGTCGCGAGGTCTTCGCCGTGCCCGGGTCGATCCGTAACCCGCGCGCCCGTGGCTGTCATATGCTGATCCGCCAGGGGGCCAAACTCGTCGAGACGGCCGATGACATACTGGTCGAGCTCGCACCCTTGCTACGCGGGATCCTTCAGCCCGAGTCGATGGCGCCGCTCCCTTCGCCGTCGTCTGCGTCTGCCGGCGAGCTCGACGAAGACTACCTGCATCTACTGGAGAGCATGGGGTACGATCCGGTCGCCCCGGACGAGCTGATCGCCCGCAGCGGCCTGCCGGCCGCAGCGGTCTCGTCGATGCTTTTGTTGCTCGAATTGCAGGGTTATGTATCATCTTGCCCCGGTGGCCGTTATTGCCGCGACACTGGGCGCGCTGTGGCGCCGGCCCAACTTTCTTGAAACGTGCCGGCCGAGGTCAGCGAGTGTGCGAGCTGAGGATCGTTTACGCGAGGTGTCGCGAGCGCGGTGTCGTACCGAGGTTTTCTGATGTATGAAAACATGTTCGATGTATTGATCTACCTCTACGAGAATTACATGGACGGTGAGAGCCACCCACCGGTCGATCAGGGCGAGCTCGAAGACGAACTGTCCCAGGCCGGTTTCACGCACGGCGAGATCCGCAAGGCCCTGCGCTGGCTCGACGACTTGGCGGACGGATCGCACTGGTCCCCCTACCTGGCGCTGCAAGACAGCTCGATGCGGATCTATACCGGCATCGAGGCGGCCAAGCTCGACTTGGAGGCGCGCGGGTTGTTGCTGTTCCTAGAGCAGGGCGGCATCCTGGACCCGGCGAGCCGCGAACTCGTCATCGACCGCGCATTGGCCATCGAGCAGTCGGTCGTGACGCTCGAGGAGCTCAAATGGGTCGTGCTGCTGGTCCTGATGAATCGGCCCGGCCGAGAGGATGCCTTCAGCCAGATGGAAGGGCTCATCTACAGCGAGACGCCGGCCTACTTGCATTGAGTCACAGCGGCCTTGGCAGGATAAGATGCGTTACCAAGGTCGGATCACGGATTGGCGCGACGACAGAGGCTTCGGTTTCATCACGCCGAAGGGCGGGGACGCCACGGTATTCGTCCACATCAGCGCGTTCGATCGCAGCCGAGGGCGGCCGAGGCAAGGTGCACTCGTCACCTACGAACTCGCGACGGACGAAAAGAAAGGCGATCGCGCCATTCGCGTTCGATATCTGGGCGAGCGCCCGACCGCGGCGCGCAGGACTGGGGGTCGGCGCGGTGCGCTGATTCCGACAGTGGTCATCTTATGCGTCATCGGTGCTTT
This portion of the Thioflavicoccus mobilis 8321 genome encodes:
- the trkA gene encoding Trk system potassium transporter TrkA — protein: MKIIILGGGQVGTSVAANLVHEANDITVVDQNPDLLRALQDRFDLSTVLGNGAHPDVLIRAGAEDADMIIAVTNSDETNMVACQVAYTLFHTPTKIARVRSPGFLDYPKLFGNEALPIDVPISPEELVTDYILRLIENPDSLQVLDFAGGRVRLVAVKAHHGGPLVGQQLRTLYEHMPDVDARVAAIYRQDHGIQPRGDTVIEADDEVFFIAAPMHIRAVMGELRRLDNPYRRLVFAGGGNIGTRLAKALEGGYRVKVIERDLNRCKRIAEQLEKTIVLHGDAADEELLQEENIENTDVFCAVTNDDEVNVLSAMLAKRLGAHKVMALINRPAYVDLVQHGAIDIAISPQQATIGTLLKHVRRGDVVMVHSLRRGAAEAIEAIAHGDRYSSKVVGRTVGELNLAQGTSIGAVVRGDQVIIAHHDTRIEAEDHVILFLQDKRRIVEIERLFQVGITFL
- a CDS encoding sigma-54-dependent transcriptional regulator — its product is MSATHILVVDDEPDIRALIQEILEDEGYAVVVAENGEAARHSLRERRPDLILLDIWMPDRDGISLLKEWSEDSGLPCPVIMMSGHGTVETAVEATRLGAYDFLEKPLSMAKLLLTVERALEADKLQRENVGLKRRAPLVPEPIGRSAAMQRLREQVKRIAQHDTWVLITGEPGSGRETLARYLHSQSARRERQFVDLSVSGITRGNAAYELFGSEADGHIHYGALEQAAGGTLLLDEVADMDLEAQGQLLGALDTGSFLRVGGSEPVRVEVRIVAVTQRNLEEDVRAERFREDLFYHLNVVPLHVPALREHNEDVPELLNYYVDYFATHEKLPYRRFSVGAQNFLRHYPWPGNVRELKNLVQRVLILGAGDEVTQNEVEGALGTPVPVPNQPLEGAVSFDQPLRHARELFEKAYLEYQLEKHAANVSKMAKEAGMERTHLYRKLRSLGIEIKERR
- a CDS encoding sensor histidine kinase, translated to MAAGTLNWLRRLGALPAAVLLVSLFVALTLMSNAVQNSEALSRLFVPLLVAVLVGLGLLVLIVAVNIVHLVRRYRRQAAGSRLTGRLVLLFALISLLPVGVVYYFSLTFLLRGIDSWFDVEIDQAMQDALTLSQASLDLNQRTLLKYTEQLLAGIEDRSSTALALSLGELRRQAGAIELTVFGPSGQVYGTANEDPTKLVPAYPEREILQAVRQGTNHVGLDNRGSDNDLIIRVLVSDPGGRPLQLQAIFPTSERISELSTHLEEAYNRYTELAYLRRSLKLSFSLTLSLVLLFGVMTALIAAFHTAGRLVAPIADIARGTRAVAEGDYEQHLPMPRHDDELAFLVASFNAMTRRIASARDAADRSQQAVEAQRAYLETVLGRLSSGVVTFDTSHRLRTANPAAHQILKLSLAEDATPTPGELEHSYPDLAPWAEAVRQHLDGVGDWRTEITLFNGEGRQVLLCRGSPLRQPDGESSGHVVVFDDITTLITAQRDAAWGEVARRLAHEIKNPLTPIQLSTERMRHKLLRKLPEQEANILDRATHTIVQQVEAMKLMVNDFSNYARVPEVRQTPFALDKLVADVLDLYRGAGGKVTLRAELATGDAQIKGDPLRLRQVIHNLVKNAHEALDKHSDGCILVATRRLEERDGTMLELTVTDNGPGIPTDLLENLFEPYITTKSRGTGLGLAIVKKIIEEHGGIIWAENLLPGARIIARLPAWREPAEEEKKA
- a CDS encoding DUF4390 domain-containing protein; translation: MIRPLHRPRLPVFLCAIWLATLSLAVAAAEIQVENISIRLEDGVYVMDGHIGFGLSDTALEALDNGVPLTFELHVQVRRDGAWIWEESLYDQRVRKTIRYKPLSERYSIDEPVGDGNSFVTRDAALAALGTLRGFRLVEKGELDPDKHYQVHVHVALDIDELPLPLRPLAYLKPSWKLESKWSKWPLER
- the rsmB gene encoding 16S rRNA (cytosine(967)-C(5))-methyltransferase RsmB, with protein sequence MTNALAERTGQAVPPTAGAEVRATAARVVQAVRSDGRSLTDALADLPAFTDGRDRALVQEVCFGTLRTLPRLEALSGLLMHRPLQAADQDIAALILVGLYQLAEMRVPVHAAVAATVAAARILGKPRAAGFVNALLRRYLREQASLEARAARQPGVDGLFPQWLQDKLARAWPEHWPAILDASNAPPPMTLRVNRMRTSRKAYAETLAAAGLTARPVAGAPAALMLDAPVPVARLPGFAAGLVSVQDSGAQLAAELLDAHPGERVLDACAAPGGKTAHLLERTANRIALTAIDMDPIRLARVHENLARLGLTAKAVVAADAGTLPQETTAEGSPPDWATQRYDRILLDVPCSATGVIRRHPDIKWLRRASDLRPLAGQQTRILDAVWPLLEPGGRLLYTTCSLLPEENEDQIAAFLARHPDAMEVPIEATWGLARRRGRQTLPTRRGPDGFYFALLGKAAA
- the fmt gene encoding methionyl-tRNA formyltransferase: MSDTKIVFAGTPEFSVPCLRALLEGPAQVVAVYTQPDRPAGRGRHLAASPVKETALAHGLPVYQPATLKDPAAVATLAGLAADLMVVAAYGLLLPTTVLDTPRLGCINVHASLLPRWRGAAPIQRALLAGDAETGITIMGMEAGLDTGPMYLTRTTPIGPRDTGGSLHDRLAELGAEALLAALPGILDGSLHPQPQDPDLATYAKKLTKEEALIDWTQPAPAIDRQIRAFNPWPVAETRLGPTTLRIWEATVIADPGDAAPGTVVATGKAGIDVATGEGRLRITRLQPPGKRPMAAADYLNARSLNDERLG
- the def gene encoding peptide deformylase, whose product is MAKLDILTFPDSRLRNKAKPVPTVDDAVRQIVDDMLETMYDAPGIGLAAIQVGIPQRIVVIDVSEEKNAPLCLINPQILAKSGEAEMEEGCLSVPGFLEPVTRADWVRAAALDRDGKPFEIEAEGLLATCIQHEIDHLDGKLFVDYISSLKRYRIRKKLEKERRQQRPVPVEPRRRAL
- a CDS encoding LysM peptidoglycan-binding domain-containing protein yields the protein MAARARSYRRGGLLLGLALAVVAAGAAAEVPLNPSHPARYVVRQGDTLWDIAGRFLREPWRWGEIWQANPGIGDPNLIYPGDVLVLTYENGEPRIAREGGGMRVVKLTPRVRVEALDRAVPAIPANVIEPFLTRAYILEKSEMDAAPYVVGFPDKHIVAGLADAVYVRTIPTEEVGNFDIIRPGPAYTDPDTGEILGYEAAYVANANLERPGDPAKMRIGRSEIEVSIGDRLIPTDDAEPVLRFEPRSAPAGVKGRIISVLNGVTQIGQYNVVVLNRGRDDGVLPGHVFAVYQGGEERHDDVKAGLADWRNWRDETPLSTEFWYDKYRVTGWRQGQPDENTPFPPHVEVRKPVATYVSPYERSGILMVFRSFPRVSFALVMSAERPMAVLDSVGAPES
- the dprA gene encoding DNA-processing protein DprA, whose product is MAGRAGASQDPRYPWLVLAAAPGVGPKTVERLAARFGGATQITAAGPVALAEAGLSPAACEAIIQPDHAALAASLAWADGDDAHLVTRDDGRYPPQLAEIADAPLLLYVRGDVTALSDPQIAIVGSRTPTPQGREATRELAGTLAARGLTITSGLAAGVDGAAHEGALASGRTIAVLGTGPDLVYPAEHRELAHRIVASGALVSEYPPGLGPRPAHFPRRNRLIAGLSLGALVTEAAERSGSLITARLAAEQGREVFAVPGSIRNPRARGCHMLIRQGAKLVETADDILVELAPLLRGILQPESMAPLPSPSSASAGELDEDYLHLLESMGYDPVAPDELIARSGLPAAAVSSMLLLLELQGYVSSCPGGRYCRDTGRAVAPAQLS
- a CDS encoding DUF494 family protein; protein product: MYENMFDVLIYLYENYMDGESHPPVDQGELEDELSQAGFTHGEIRKALRWLDDLADGSHWSPYLALQDSSMRIYTGIEAAKLDLEARGLLLFLEQGGILDPASRELVIDRALAIEQSVVTLEELKWVVLLVLMNRPGREDAFSQMEGLIYSETPAYLH